Proteins from a genomic interval of Quercus robur chromosome 9, dhQueRobu3.1, whole genome shotgun sequence:
- the LOC126698618 gene encoding uncharacterized protein LOC126698618: MINRMFRRSDSSTSIRSSSTNPPEIPQEDGTINSESYQLSDLDQKLGDWNIPKVPTTQVYKSSSRSLKKSFRTDYHVRTIEQVYSISKEYETCYLLSPAVMKAHRENGHKFLHIGLVQVGVKPLIREGLNNSILMALRDIRLIRFKDSLLGTIESSLSNGPIHFDCFPNLTVALDDPHILKVFTLNIKTHGTLLLHGTKQLALIYRVYYKCMRTNMSIQIVDKRKPGETTLIQTSDVRFTVQVPRTLKWSEITFPAQWTLENENYPLQIQNPVRNPDLDYVQQLADGTVRLSFDQSRFRSPLEYDEPRPRSSLDLHQETYQEPRSRSIDLCQPFRQPTILLKDRPASQCSSFRTRAPFPTSRRDLSPQFQGVKDHSQVSTPCYTAKQDSVADQEEDSKSQDSLKPPSPSGSDFKNPIQQETEYDHQLLMLTKEFIPDMNALEKEFNSEKNRVKREAYRANHTKEQKVEVLEKWKLFMKKVQADYPFFEYFEKHFKWHKKNCVIPKTKLPTKTLPPTKARHSTQKEEEPVSPSPELNVLEAHISSSSSNEPSSEKEKEPLDDQLGDTPSLPPKKWISKFRGNLAFKDFHRKKIVSKEYRRQKFKNNDFYKKGNPNPLVPFSSSPKVSPVSPSVVANRYLVSTIPKPNYHRPQGQHSYSSALATLPSKATSPYTVEEPFGPIVPKQPSFTLPPRTGRASYIKKPFVQHISYVEPHLAHITDPLALAMEVLPHEWHFLPKSLEKNIKFYKDILIQEKSARIEDIRDRNNPSIVLYHKFIIQSFVSCKEWGHPSTLRTLTVLKGSELLYNYYDYMDAFEKVLFFQNENYDHSWFIQIDRNFKGQIPSWFLKWWEMFGPTP, encoded by the coding sequence ATGATAAATAGGATGTTTAGAAGGAGTGACTCTTCCACTTCCATTAGATCTAGCAGTACAAACCCTCCTGAGATTCCACAAGAAGATGGAACAATCAACTCAGAGTCGTACCAGCTTTCAGATCTAGATCAGAAGTTAGGAGATTGGAACATACCCAAAGTTCCCACAACCCAAGTCTATAAGTCTTCGTCAAGGTCTTTGAAAAAGTCTTTCAGAACGGACTACCATGTTAGGACTATAGAACAAGTTTACAGCATTAGTAAGGAATATGAAACCTGTTATTTGTTGTCCCCTGCAGTCATGAAAGCTCACAGGGAAAATGGTCATAAATTCCTCCACATAGGACTTGTCCAAGTTGGAGTAAAACCATTGATCAGAGAAGGTTTGAACAACTCGATCCTTATGGCACTTAGAGACATCCGTCTTATCAGATTTAAAGACAGTCTCCTAGGAACCATAGAATCCAGTTTGAGTAACGGTCCAATTCACTTCGACTGTTTCCCAAACCTCACTGTTGCACTTGACGACCCTCACATCTTGAAGGTCTTCACCCTCAACATTAAAACCCATGGAACCCTTCTGTTACATGGCACCAAACAGCTTGCTCTTATATACAGAGTATATTATAAGTGTATGAGGACGAACATGTCCATCCAGATAGTTGATAAGAGAAAGCCAGGTGAAACCACTCTTATCCAAACCTCAGATGTTAGATTCACCGTTCAGGTACCAAGAACCCTGAAATGGTCTGAAATAACATTCCCAGCACAATGGACTCTAGAGAATGAAAATTATCCTCTACAGATCCAGAATCCTGTTAGGAACCCAGATCTAGATTATGTCCAGCAGTTAGCCGATGGAACGGTTAGACTTAGCTTTGACCAATCTAGGTTTAGATCACCTTTAGAGTATGATGAACCCAGGCCCAGATCCTCATTAGATCTGCACCAGGAAACATACCAAGAACCAAGGTCTAGATCAATAGATCTATGCCAACCCTTTAGGCAGCCAACTATCCTCTTGAAAGATAGACCTGCATCTCAGTGTAGTTCGTTTAGAACACGAGCTCCCTTTCCTACATCTAGAAGAGACTTAAGTCCACAGTTTCAAGGTGTTAAAGACCACTCCCAGGTTAGTACTCCTTGTTACACAGCCAAACAAGACTCAGTTGCTGATCAAGAAGAAGACAGCAAGAGTCAAGACAGTCTTAAGCCTCCCTCACCATCAGGATCTGATTTTAAAAATCCTATTCAGCAGGAAACTGAATATGACCATCAGCTCCTAATGTTGACAAAAGAGTTCATCCCTGATATGAACGCTCTTGAAAAGGAATTTAATTCTGAAAAGAACAGAGTTAAAAGAGAAGCCTATAGAGCCAACCATACCAAGGAACAAAAGGttgaagttttggagaaatggaagTTATTCATGAAAAAGGTACAAGCTgattatcctttctttgaatactttgagaaacatttcaAATGGCATAAAAAGAACTGTGTCATTCCCAAAACCAAACTTCCTACAAAAACCCTTCCACCAACAAAGGCTAGACATTCAACACAGAAAGAAGAGGAACCAGTCTCTCCTTCACCTGAACTAAATGTCTTAGAAGCCCACATATCTTCTAGTAGTTCTAATGAACCCTCCtcagaaaaggagaaagaaccACTAGATGACCAACTTGGTGATACACCCTCACTTCCTCCTAAGAAATGGATATCCAAATTTAGAGGTAACCTAGCCTTTAAGGATTTCCACAGGAAGAAGATAGTTTCCAAAGAATATAGAAGACAGAAGTTCAAAAACAATGACTTCTATAAGAAAGGAAACCCCAACCCCTTAGTACCCTTTTCCAGTTCACCTAAGGTTTCACCTGTGTCACCATCCGTTGTTGCCAATCGTTATTTGGTCTCCACAATCCCGAAACCAAATTACCATAGGCCCCAAGGACAACACAGTTATAGTTCTGCTCTAGCCACATTGCCTTCCAAAGCAACTTCTCCATATACAGTTGAAGAACCTTTTGGCCCGATTGTGCCTAAGCAACCCTCCTTCACTCTCCCTCCTAGAACAGGAAGAGCCTCTTACATCAAGAAACCTTTTGTTCAGCATATCTCTTATGTTGAGCCACACTTAGCTCACATAACGGATCCGCTAGCATTAGCAATGGAAGTATTGCCCCATGAATGGCATTTCCTTCCCAAAAGCCTAGAGAAAAACATCAAATTCTATAAAGACATTCTCATCCAAGAAAAGTCTGCCAGAATAGAAGACATCAGAGATAGGAATAATCCCTCAATTGTCCTATaccataaattcataattcagAGTTTTGTAAGCTGTAAAGAATGGGGACACCCCTCCACTCTCAGGACACTTACAGTACTCAAGGGCTCAGAACTCCTGTATAATTATTATGACTATATGGATGCTTTTGAAAAGGTATTATTCTTTCAGAATGAGAACTATGATCACTCATGGTTCATTCAGATTGATAGGAATTTCAAAGGACAGATACCTTCGTGGTTCCTCAAGTGGTGGGAAATGTTTGGTCCAACTCCATAG